The Streptomyces camelliae genome window below encodes:
- a CDS encoding carbon-nitrogen family hydrolase gives MRASLIQIAVNEDESVDSRRHRAAALVRRQAGSDLVVLPELWTTGAFAYEDFTREAEPLDGPTYEVMAKAASDAGVWLHAGSIPERDPDGPVYNTSLVFSPSGELAAAYRKIHRFGFDKGEAVLMGAGQALVTVRLPETTLGLATCYDLRFPELFRALVDAGAETFVLPAGWPERRRAHWTLLAQARAVENQAFVLACGTAGTHAGVPQAGHSIVVDPWGEVLAEAGPDEEVLTVDFDPAKAAATREQFPVLKDRVLGLRPPR, from the coding sequence GTGCGCGCCTCGCTGATCCAGATCGCCGTGAACGAGGACGAATCGGTCGACTCCCGGCGGCACCGGGCGGCCGCGCTGGTCCGCCGGCAGGCCGGGTCCGATCTCGTCGTCCTGCCCGAGCTGTGGACCACCGGTGCCTTCGCCTACGAGGACTTCACCCGCGAGGCCGAGCCGCTCGACGGGCCGACGTACGAGGTCATGGCCAAGGCCGCGAGTGACGCCGGGGTGTGGCTGCACGCCGGATCGATCCCCGAGCGAGACCCGGACGGGCCCGTCTACAACACCTCTCTCGTCTTCTCTCCCTCCGGCGAGTTGGCCGCCGCCTACCGCAAGATCCACCGCTTCGGCTTCGACAAGGGTGAGGCCGTGCTGATGGGCGCCGGGCAGGCGCTGGTGACGGTCCGGCTGCCCGAGACCACGCTGGGCCTGGCCACCTGCTACGACCTCCGTTTCCCCGAGCTCTTCCGCGCACTGGTCGACGCCGGCGCCGAGACCTTCGTACTCCCCGCGGGCTGGCCCGAGCGGCGGCGGGCGCACTGGACGCTGCTGGCTCAGGCGCGGGCGGTGGAGAACCAGGCGTTCGTGCTCGCCTGTGGAACGGCCGGGACCCACGCGGGGGTTCCGCAGGCGGGTCACTCGATCGTGGTGGATCCGTGGGGCGAGGTGCTCGCCGAGGCGGGCCCGGACGAGGAGGTCCTCACGGTCGACTTCGACCCGGCGAAGGCGGCGGCCACCCGCGAGCAGTTCCCGGTCCTGAAGGACCGGGTGCTCGGCCTGCGACCGCCCCGGTAG
- a CDS encoding maleylpyruvate isomerase family mycothiol-dependent enzyme: MSLHPTLQPYADAWTHSIDAISEMVQSLVEGEWNRRTPCPGWSVRDVVSHVIGMDCEMLGDPRPIHSLPRDLFHVRTEHQRYMEMQVDSRRHHTGPEMTAELEYTVIRRNRQLRNESRDPDTTVRGPLGKDITLEEAYRTRAFDVWVHEQDLRTALGRPGNLDSPGAHVARDVLLEALPKVVAKDAGAPRSSAIVFDVHGPVEFLRTIRVDIQGRGTLETAPALGPAATLTLDWETYVRLSCGRITPEAATDRVKTEGDPELTAAILRNFAVTP; this comes from the coding sequence GTGAGTCTGCATCCCACCCTCCAGCCCTACGCCGACGCCTGGACGCACTCCATCGACGCGATATCCGAGATGGTCCAGTCGCTCGTCGAGGGCGAGTGGAACCGGCGGACCCCCTGCCCGGGTTGGTCGGTGCGCGACGTCGTGTCCCACGTGATCGGCATGGACTGCGAGATGCTCGGCGACCCGCGCCCGATCCACTCCCTGCCGCGTGACCTCTTCCACGTCCGGACCGAGCACCAGCGGTACATGGAGATGCAGGTGGACAGCCGCCGGCATCACACCGGGCCGGAGATGACGGCCGAGCTGGAGTACACGGTCATCCGCCGCAACCGCCAGCTGCGCAACGAGTCCCGCGACCCCGACACCACGGTGCGCGGGCCGCTCGGCAAGGACATCACTCTGGAAGAGGCCTACCGCACCCGGGCGTTCGACGTCTGGGTGCACGAACAGGACCTGCGCACCGCCCTGGGCCGCCCCGGCAACCTCGACTCACCGGGCGCGCACGTGGCCCGCGATGTCCTCCTCGAAGCACTCCCCAAGGTGGTGGCGAAGGACGCCGGCGCCCCGCGCAGCTCGGCGATCGTCTTCGACGTGCACGGCCCGGTGGAGTTCCTGCGCACGATCCGCGTCGACATCCAGGGCCGCGGCACCCTCGAAACAGCCCCGGCCCTCGGCCCCGCCGCCACCCTCACCCTCGACTGGGAAACCTACGTCCGCCTGTCCTGCGGTCGCATCACCCCGGAAGCAGCCACAGACCGAGTGAAAACAGAGGGCGACCCGGAACTGACGGCCGCGATCCTGCGGAACTTCGCGGTGACGCCGTAA
- a CDS encoding MFS transporter, protein MSATSSKATLPGDPPGGRRAVTVWSIGVAVYFVAVIFRTSLGVAGLDAADRFHVNASALSTFSILQLLVYAGMQIPVGLLVDRLGTKKVLSIGAVLFTAGQLGFAFSPSYGTALASRALLGCGDAMTFISVLRLGTRWFPARRGPLVAQLAGLAGMAGNLVSTLVIARLLHGIGWTPAFAGSALAGVVVLVLTLLFLQDHPEGYEPEPSPHQGAAYVRRQIAAAWREPGTRLGLWVHFTTQFPAMVFLLLWGMPFLVQAQGLSRATAGELLTLVVLANMVIGLVYGQIVARHHAARLPLALGTVGATALLWAGTLVYPGAHAPMWLLVVLCAVLGACGPASMLGFDFARPANPPERQGTASGITNMGGFIASMTTLFAVGVLLDATGDDYGVAFSAVFVLQALGVSQILRLRGRAARRERERLVASRVETVHVPAA, encoded by the coding sequence ATGAGCGCCACCAGCAGCAAGGCCACCCTCCCGGGTGACCCGCCGGGCGGCCGACGCGCCGTCACCGTGTGGTCCATAGGCGTCGCCGTCTACTTCGTCGCCGTCATCTTCCGTACGTCACTGGGCGTCGCGGGCCTGGACGCGGCCGACCGCTTCCACGTCAACGCCTCCGCGCTGTCCACGTTCTCCATACTCCAGCTGCTGGTCTACGCCGGCATGCAGATACCCGTCGGGCTGCTGGTCGACCGGCTCGGCACGAAGAAGGTACTGAGCATCGGCGCCGTGCTGTTCACGGCCGGGCAGCTCGGCTTCGCCTTCTCGCCGTCGTACGGCACCGCACTCGCCTCCCGGGCGCTGCTGGGCTGCGGGGACGCGATGACCTTCATCAGCGTGCTGCGGCTCGGCACCCGCTGGTTCCCGGCCCGGCGCGGGCCGCTGGTCGCGCAGCTCGCGGGGCTGGCCGGCATGGCGGGCAACCTGGTCTCCACCCTGGTCATCGCCCGGCTGCTCCACGGCATCGGCTGGACCCCGGCGTTCGCGGGCAGCGCGCTCGCGGGGGTCGTGGTGCTGGTGCTGACGCTGCTGTTCCTGCAGGACCATCCCGAGGGGTACGAGCCGGAGCCGTCGCCGCATCAGGGTGCGGCGTATGTGCGGCGGCAGATCGCGGCGGCCTGGCGGGAGCCGGGGACGCGGCTGGGGCTGTGGGTGCACTTCACCACTCAGTTCCCGGCGATGGTGTTCCTGCTGCTGTGGGGCATGCCGTTCCTGGTGCAGGCGCAGGGGCTGAGCCGGGCCACGGCCGGTGAGCTGCTGACGCTGGTCGTGCTGGCCAACATGGTGATCGGGCTCGTCTACGGGCAGATCGTCGCCCGGCACCATGCGGCGCGGCTGCCGCTGGCGTTGGGGACGGTGGGGGCGACGGCGCTGCTGTGGGCCGGGACGCTGGTGTATCCCGGCGCGCATGCGCCGATGTGGCTGTTGGTGGTGCTGTGTGCGGTGCTCGGGGCGTGTGGGCCGGCGTCGATGCTCGGCTTCGATTTCGCTCGGCCGGCCAACCCGCCCGAGCGGCAGGGGACGGCGTCGGGGATCACCAACATGGGTGGGTTCATCGCCTCGATGACGACGTTGTTCGCGGTCGGGGTGCTGCTGGATGCCACCGGTGACGATTACGGCGTGGCGTTCTCCGCGGTGTTCGTGTTGCAGGCGCTGGGGGTTAGCCAGATCCTGCGGCTCCGTGGGCGGGCTGCTCGGCGTGAGCGTGAGCGGCTTGTCGCGAGCCGGGTGGAGACGGTGCACGTGCCTGCGGCGTAG
- a CDS encoding GntR family transcriptional regulator gives MKQPTNQPETRSMKQPPAADRVYTHVKQGVLDRRYEGGTLLTEGELAEAVGVSRTPVREALLRLEVEGLIRLYPKKGALVLPVSAQEIADVVETRLLVEEHAARKAVPAPPGLLERLAELLERQKAQAAAGDLAAAAVTDRAFHAEIVRSGGNEILSRLYDQLRDRQLRMGVAIMHSHPDRIAKTLAEHEEILDALRAGDADAAVGVVHRHVSWFSHLARGEVR, from the coding sequence ATGAAGCAGCCGACGAACCAGCCGGAGACCCGGTCGATGAAGCAGCCTCCCGCGGCCGACCGCGTCTACACACACGTCAAGCAGGGTGTTCTCGACCGTCGTTACGAGGGCGGGACCCTGCTCACCGAGGGTGAGCTGGCCGAGGCCGTCGGGGTCTCGCGCACGCCGGTGCGCGAGGCGTTGCTGCGGCTGGAGGTCGAGGGCCTGATCCGGCTCTACCCGAAGAAGGGCGCCCTCGTGCTGCCCGTCTCCGCGCAGGAGATCGCCGACGTCGTGGAGACCCGGCTGCTGGTCGAGGAGCACGCGGCGCGCAAGGCCGTACCCGCGCCGCCGGGCCTGCTGGAGCGGCTGGCCGAGCTGCTGGAGCGGCAGAAGGCGCAGGCCGCCGCCGGTGATCTGGCCGCGGCCGCGGTGACCGACCGGGCCTTTCACGCCGAGATCGTGCGCAGCGGCGGCAACGAGATCCTGTCCCGGCTCTACGACCAGCTGCGCGACCGCCAGCTGCGGATGGGCGTCGCCATCATGCACTCGCACCCGGACCGGATCGCCAAGACGCTCGCCGAGCACGAGGAGATCCTGGACGCGCTGCGCGCCGGGGACGCGGACGCGGCCGTCGGGGTCGTGCACCGGCATGTGAGCTGGTTCTCGCATCTCGCGCGGGGTGAGGTGCGATGA
- a CDS encoding D-alanyl-D-alanine carboxypeptidase family protein, with protein sequence MITGIHGTRRTRIRRGAAVAVTSGALLATGALTAVPAQAVTAPSIVAKGGYVMNNANGATLYNKTADTRRSTGSTTKIMTAKVVLAQSNLNLDKQVTIQKIYSDYVVKNNASQAHLIVGDKVTVRQLLYGLMLPSGCDAAYALADTYGSGTTRDARVKNFIGKMNAAASSLGLKNTHFDSFDGIGNGNNYSTPRDLTKIASSAMKNATFRAIVKTKAYTAKTVTKTGSIRTMQTWTNTNTLLSSYSGTIGVKTGSGPEAGACLVFAATRNGKTVIGTVLASTTYAQRATDATKLLNYSFARLG encoded by the coding sequence TTGATTACCGGCATTCACGGCACCCGCAGGACCCGCATCCGCAGAGGCGCCGCCGTCGCCGTCACCTCCGGCGCACTGCTCGCGACCGGTGCCCTCACCGCGGTTCCCGCGCAGGCCGTCACGGCGCCCTCGATCGTGGCCAAGGGTGGCTACGTCATGAACAACGCGAACGGCGCGACGCTGTACAACAAGACAGCGGACACGCGTCGCTCCACCGGATCCACCACCAAGATCATGACCGCCAAGGTCGTGCTCGCGCAGTCGAACCTCAACCTCGACAAGCAGGTGACGATCCAGAAGATCTACAGCGACTACGTCGTCAAGAACAACGCCTCCCAGGCGCACCTGATCGTCGGCGACAAGGTCACCGTCCGCCAGCTGCTGTACGGCCTGATGCTGCCGTCCGGCTGCGACGCCGCCTACGCACTCGCCGACACCTACGGCTCCGGCACCACCCGCGACGCGCGCGTGAAGAACTTCATCGGCAAGATGAACGCCGCCGCCAGCAGCCTGGGCCTGAAGAACACCCACTTCGACTCGTTCGACGGCATCGGCAACGGCAACAACTACTCGACGCCGCGCGACCTGACGAAGATCGCCAGCAGCGCGATGAAGAACGCCACCTTCCGCGCGATCGTCAAGACCAAGGCGTACACCGCCAAGACGGTCACCAAGACGGGCAGCATCCGCACGATGCAGACGTGGACCAACACCAACACGCTGCTCTCCAGCTACAGCGGCACCATCGGCGTGAAGACCGGCTCCGGCCCCGAGGCCGGTGCGTGCCTCGTCTTCGCCGCCACCCGCAACGGCAAGACGGTCATCGGCACCGTCCTGGCCTCCACCACGTACGCACAGCGCGCCACGGACGCCACGAAGCTCCTCAACTACAGTTTCGCCCGGCTCGGCTGA
- a CDS encoding GntR family transcriptional regulator, translated as MLLRLDKTDTRPLHEQVAAAIRRAVAEGECRAGDRLPSARDLSEALDINVNTVLRGLRELRDEGLLEFRRGRGITVAEGAARRSGLQIRVRELVAEASRLGYSRTDLIDMIRGTTP; from the coding sequence ATGCTGCTGCGTCTGGACAAGACCGACACCCGCCCCCTGCACGAGCAGGTCGCGGCGGCGATCCGGCGGGCCGTCGCCGAGGGCGAGTGCCGCGCCGGCGACCGCCTGCCCTCGGCCCGCGATCTCTCCGAGGCCCTGGACATCAACGTCAACACGGTCCTGCGCGGCCTGCGCGAACTGCGGGACGAAGGCCTGCTGGAGTTCCGCCGGGGCCGCGGGATCACCGTCGCCGAGGGGGCCGCCCGGCGCTCAGGACTGCAGATCAGGGTGCGGGAGCTGGTCGCGGAGGCATCCCGGCTCGGCTACAGCCGCACCGACCTCATCGACATGATCCGGGGGACGACACCATGA
- a CDS encoding DUF1648 domain-containing protein has translation MTDGDDLKGGRSRAAGWGTAGWIAAVTALLAGLPWAAHSRLPDRLATHWSGGAAPDGSMPLWADTLFPAGVWLLLALVVSVPRRRSWTTTTVRPWRAMTLAPTGVVLVGAQASIVRANLDHTDWHQARQPAWVIVLILALTAAALAAAWRMTVRATSTSPIPASPELDLTEGQRLVWFSYAANPWLQVLSAATGLIAAGALVALAVGLADPAVLWPVGVACGATALAGALFSSLRAKVSEAGLEVAFGPLGWPARHWSPAAIESAHAEQRLPSQVGGWGYRLSGLGTTVMLRAGDCLVVRPRGRRSDFAFSVDDAERGAALLNALRRRS, from the coding sequence ATGACGGACGGGGACGATCTGAAAGGCGGCCGGAGCCGGGCCGCGGGCTGGGGGACCGCGGGGTGGATCGCGGCCGTCACCGCCCTCCTCGCCGGCCTGCCCTGGGCCGCGCACAGCCGGCTGCCGGACCGGCTGGCCACCCACTGGAGCGGCGGCGCCGCCCCTGACGGCTCGATGCCGCTGTGGGCGGACACCCTGTTCCCGGCCGGGGTCTGGCTGCTGCTCGCCCTCGTGGTGTCCGTGCCCCGGCGCCGCTCCTGGACAACGACGACCGTGCGCCCCTGGCGGGCGATGACCCTGGCCCCCACGGGTGTGGTCCTCGTCGGCGCGCAGGCGTCCATCGTCCGGGCGAACCTCGACCACACCGACTGGCACCAGGCCCGCCAGCCGGCCTGGGTCATCGTGCTGATCCTGGCCCTCACGGCGGCCGCGCTGGCCGCCGCCTGGCGCATGACCGTCCGCGCCACCTCCACCTCCCCTATCCCCGCATCTCCCGAGCTGGACCTAACCGAGGGCCAGCGACTGGTGTGGTTCTCGTACGCGGCCAACCCCTGGCTGCAAGTGCTGTCGGCGGCCACCGGACTGATCGCCGCCGGCGCCCTGGTGGCCCTGGCCGTCGGCCTGGCCGACCCCGCCGTCCTGTGGCCGGTGGGCGTGGCCTGCGGTGCCACCGCCCTCGCCGGTGCTCTCTTCTCCTCTCTCCGGGCGAAGGTGTCGGAAGCGGGCCTGGAGGTGGCGTTCGGCCCGCTCGGCTGGCCCGCCCGCCACTGGTCCCCGGCCGCCATCGAGTCCGCCCACGCCGAACAGCGGCTGCCCTCCCAGGTCGGCGGCTGGGGCTACCGCCTCAGCGGCCTCGGCACGACGGTCATGCTCCGCGCCGGCGACTGCCTGGTCGTACGCCCCCGGGGCCGCCGTAGCGACTTCGCGTTCAGCGTGGACGACGCCGAGCGGGGTGCGGCCCTGCTGAACGCACTCCGCCGGCGGAGCTGA
- the murJ gene encoding murein biosynthesis integral membrane protein MurJ: MVTGEKAAARHAKPKAEAGVGRASVLMAGGTVVSRASGLIRQVLQGAALGTAQFASTYNTANTVPTSLYTLLIGGALNAVLVPQLVRARATHADGGRAYEQRLMTLVVSVLAVGTALAVWSAPEIVSLYLRDTPKEHDAFRLTVVFARFLLPQIFFYGLFAIYGQVLNAREKFGAMMWTPVLNNVVLVAMFGVYLGMMSGPSSIADVTDTQVRWLGVGTTLGIAVQALALVPFARAAGFRFRPRFDWRGAGLGSGIHAAKWTLLFVLTNLVALTVVTNYANAADQQLPNAGVGYTAYSYAQTIWMLPQSIVTVSLVTALLPRMSKAAAEGRIADLRADLSRALRVSGVVVVPAAFLFTVLGPDIATLLFAHGAADPATAQPLGHMLQAFGLGLIPFSAQYLLLRGFYAFEDTRTPFFMAVWIAVVNIALATACHLLLPARWAVTGMAGAYTLSYFVGLALTSRLLARRTGGRLDDGSLRGTYAKLLCAGAGGAVAGWAAARGCAGALGHGTAGAILATTAGTLALALVYVVLARVLKVGELRRLPGLG, translated from the coding sequence ATGGTTACGGGGGAGAAGGCAGCAGCCCGCCATGCGAAGCCCAAAGCCGAGGCGGGTGTCGGGCGGGCATCTGTGCTGATGGCCGGCGGGACCGTCGTCTCGCGGGCCAGTGGGCTGATCCGGCAGGTGCTGCAAGGAGCGGCGCTCGGGACGGCGCAGTTCGCCTCCACGTACAACACTGCCAACACGGTGCCGACCAGCCTGTACACCCTGCTGATCGGCGGTGCGCTGAACGCCGTGCTGGTGCCGCAGCTGGTACGCGCGCGTGCCACGCACGCCGATGGCGGGCGGGCCTACGAGCAGCGGCTCATGACCCTCGTCGTCAGCGTGCTGGCCGTCGGGACGGCGCTCGCGGTGTGGTCGGCGCCGGAGATCGTGAGCCTGTACCTCCGGGACACGCCCAAGGAACATGACGCGTTCCGGCTGACCGTCGTCTTCGCCCGGTTCCTGCTCCCGCAGATCTTCTTCTACGGCCTGTTCGCCATCTACGGCCAGGTACTCAACGCCCGCGAGAAGTTCGGCGCGATGATGTGGACGCCGGTGCTCAACAACGTGGTGCTCGTGGCGATGTTCGGCGTCTATCTCGGGATGATGAGCGGCCCGAGCTCCATCGCCGACGTCACCGATACCCAGGTCCGCTGGCTCGGTGTCGGTACGACCCTCGGGATCGCCGTCCAGGCCCTCGCCCTGGTTCCCTTCGCGCGTGCCGCCGGTTTCCGGTTCCGGCCCCGGTTCGACTGGCGCGGCGCGGGGCTCGGCTCCGGGATCCACGCGGCCAAGTGGACGCTGCTGTTCGTGCTGACCAACCTGGTCGCCCTCACCGTCGTCACCAACTACGCCAACGCCGCAGACCAGCAGCTGCCGAACGCGGGCGTCGGCTACACGGCGTACAGCTACGCGCAGACCATCTGGATGCTGCCCCAGTCCATCGTCACCGTGTCCCTGGTCACGGCCCTGCTGCCGCGCATGAGCAAGGCGGCGGCCGAGGGGCGGATCGCCGACCTGCGCGCCGATCTGTCCCGGGCGCTGCGGGTCAGCGGGGTCGTGGTCGTCCCGGCCGCCTTCCTGTTCACCGTGCTCGGCCCGGACATCGCCACCCTCCTCTTCGCCCATGGCGCCGCCGACCCGGCCACCGCGCAGCCGCTCGGCCATATGCTCCAGGCTTTCGGGCTCGGACTGATCCCCTTCTCCGCGCAGTACCTGCTGCTGCGTGGCTTCTACGCCTTCGAGGACACCCGTACGCCGTTCTTCATGGCCGTGTGGATCGCGGTCGTCAACATCGCCCTCGCCACCGCCTGCCATCTGCTGCTGCCCGCGCGCTGGGCGGTCACCGGCATGGCCGGCGCCTACACCCTCTCCTACTTCGTCGGTCTCGCTCTCACTTCCCGGCTGCTGGCCCGCCGCACGGGCGGCCGTCTCGACGACGGCTCCCTGCGCGGCACGTACGCCAAGCTGCTGTGCGCCGGCGCCGGGGGCGCGGTGGCGGGCTGGGCGGCGGCCCGGGGCTGTGCCGGGGCTCTCGGACACGGTACGGCGGGTGCGATCCTGGCGACCACGGCCGGGACGCTCGCCCTGGCCCTCGTCTATGTGGTGCTGGCCCGGGTGCTGAAGGTCGGCGAGCTGCGGCGGCTGCCGGGTCTCGGCTGA
- a CDS encoding BRO-N domain-containing protein translates to MIEPSKQSDSSRRHEAIDVSDFVYAATGARVRRLTMPDGTHWFPAVDVCTELGYTTPKKALLDHVPEAHRENLETVTGSHGLSIPAGREWRRDLNVISLQGLILLVNACTKPACAPFKQWVAEVIETVQREGSYTLEEAEVQPADPGAPIAYAMPEQVAEAIVRLETHNLQLDEELANGQRESIALQREMLTVQRDTLTVQKDTLTLQRDSLALQKESLGLQRDTLATQKATLAVQQAMVRAMERIADRIDALVLDGRRPGGHLTAPRTTESVLADWRQRLSVTEDVWTVAVVIAPVLVEKGELREPLESIAARTGLSVRRVNECLRLLRRHACIRSRGGAEDGAPVYVLNQ, encoded by the coding sequence GTGATCGAACCCAGCAAGCAGTCCGACTCGTCCCGTCGGCATGAGGCGATCGATGTCAGCGACTTCGTGTACGCGGCGACAGGGGCGCGTGTCCGTCGACTGACGATGCCGGACGGGACCCACTGGTTTCCGGCGGTGGATGTGTGCACGGAACTCGGATACACCACGCCCAAGAAGGCTCTCCTCGATCACGTCCCGGAGGCGCATCGAGAGAATCTTGAGACCGTGACTGGAAGTCACGGTCTCAGCATTCCCGCAGGTAGGGAGTGGCGCCGAGACCTGAATGTCATCTCTCTCCAAGGTCTCATCCTCCTCGTCAACGCCTGCACCAAGCCCGCCTGCGCCCCCTTCAAGCAGTGGGTCGCCGAGGTGATCGAGACGGTCCAGCGGGAGGGTTCCTACACCTTGGAAGAGGCTGAGGTGCAGCCCGCCGATCCGGGTGCTCCTATCGCCTACGCCATGCCGGAACAGGTGGCGGAAGCCATCGTCCGGCTGGAGACGCACAACCTTCAGCTGGACGAGGAGCTCGCGAACGGACAGCGCGAATCGATCGCACTGCAAAGGGAGATGCTGACCGTCCAGAGGGACACTCTGACCGTCCAGAAGGACACTCTGACCCTCCAGAGGGACAGCCTGGCCCTCCAGAAGGAAAGTCTGGGCCTCCAGAGGGACACTCTGGCCACGCAGAAGGCCACCCTCGCCGTGCAACAGGCCATGGTCCGGGCCATGGAACGCATCGCGGACCGGATCGACGCCCTCGTCCTCGACGGTCGGAGGCCCGGTGGCCACCTCACGGCGCCGCGCACCACGGAATCCGTCCTGGCCGACTGGCGGCAGCGGCTGTCCGTGACGGAGGACGTGTGGACGGTCGCCGTCGTGATCGCCCCCGTCCTCGTCGAAAAGGGCGAGCTGCGCGAGCCACTCGAATCCATCGCGGCCCGTACGGGTCTCTCGGTGCGGCGCGTCAACGAGTGTCTGCGGCTGCTGCGCCGGCACGCCTGTATCCGCTCCCGGGGCGGGGCCGAGGACGGTGCGCCGGTGTACGTGCTGAACCAGTGA
- a CDS encoding dihydrolipoamide acetyltransferase family protein, producing the protein MTTMTETSVREFKMPDVGEGLTEAEILKWYVQPGDSVTDGQVVCEVETAKAAVELPIPYDGVVRALHFPEGTTVDVGTAIIAVDVAGGAPEPVKAEPAAPAEAPAQEPEPEGRKPVLVGYGVATSATKRRPRKGPEVSVPAPAQAIQSELNGHAPVAEKPRPLAKPPVRKLAKDLGVDLDTITPSGPDGIITREDVHAAATPKQAEPVTVPTAAAPTAAPVIPAPVASYDTARETRIPVKGVRKATAAAMVGSAFTAPHVTEFVAVDVTRTMKLVEELKQDKEFQGLRVNPLLLIAKALLVAIKRNPDINASWDEANQEIVQKHYVNLGIAAATPRGLIVPNIKDAHGKTLPQLAEALGELVATAREGKTSPAAMQGGTVTITNVGVFGVDTGTPILNPGESAILAVGAIKLQPWVHKGKVKPRQVTTLALSFDHRLVDGELGSKVLADVAAILEQPKRLITWA; encoded by the coding sequence GTGACGACGATGACGGAAACGTCCGTACGCGAGTTCAAGATGCCGGACGTCGGCGAGGGACTCACCGAGGCCGAGATCCTCAAGTGGTACGTCCAGCCGGGCGACTCGGTCACCGACGGCCAGGTGGTGTGCGAGGTGGAGACCGCCAAGGCGGCGGTGGAACTCCCCATCCCGTACGACGGCGTGGTCCGCGCCCTGCACTTCCCCGAGGGCACCACGGTCGACGTGGGCACGGCCATCATCGCGGTGGACGTGGCGGGCGGCGCGCCGGAGCCGGTGAAGGCCGAGCCTGCCGCGCCCGCCGAGGCACCGGCGCAGGAGCCCGAGCCGGAGGGCCGCAAGCCGGTCCTGGTCGGCTACGGAGTGGCGACGTCGGCCACCAAGCGCCGCCCCCGCAAGGGCCCCGAGGTGAGCGTTCCGGCACCGGCCCAGGCGATCCAGTCCGAGCTGAACGGCCACGCCCCCGTCGCCGAGAAGCCCCGCCCGCTGGCCAAGCCGCCGGTGCGCAAGCTGGCCAAGGACCTCGGCGTCGACCTGGACACGATCACCCCGTCCGGCCCCGACGGCATCATCACGCGCGAGGACGTCCATGCGGCGGCCACGCCGAAGCAGGCCGAGCCGGTGACGGTTCCGACCGCCGCGGCCCCCACCGCCGCGCCCGTGATCCCGGCGCCCGTGGCGTCGTACGACACCGCGCGCGAGACCCGTATCCCGGTCAAGGGCGTCCGCAAGGCCACGGCGGCGGCGATGGTCGGCTCCGCCTTCACGGCGCCGCACGTCACGGAGTTCGTGGCGGTCGACGTGACCCGCACGATGAAGCTGGTCGAGGAGCTCAAGCAGGACAAGGAGTTCCAGGGCCTGCGCGTGAACCCGCTGCTGCTGATCGCCAAGGCCCTGCTGGTCGCCATCAAGCGCAACCCGGACATCAACGCGTCCTGGGACGAGGCCAACCAGGAGATCGTGCAGAAGCACTACGTCAACCTGGGTATCGCGGCGGCCACCCCCCGCGGGCTGATCGTGCCGAACATCAAGGACGCGCACGGCAAGACGCTCCCGCAACTGGCCGAGGCCCTGGGCGAGCTGGTGGCGACGGCCCGCGAGGGCAAGACGTCCCCGGCCGCGATGCAGGGTGGCACGGTGACGATCACCAACGTCGGCGTCTTCGGCGTCGACACCGGCACGCCGATTCTCAACCCCGGCGAGTCGGCGATCCTCGCGGTCGGCGCGATCAAGCTCCAGCCGTGGGTCCACAAGGGCAAGGTCAAGCCGCGCCAGGTGACGACGCTGGCCCTGAGCTTCGACCACCGCTTGGTGGACGGCGAGCTGGGCTCCAAGGTGCTGGCCGACGTGGCGGCGATCCTGGAGCAGCCGAAGAGGCTGATCACCTGGGCATGA